TGACCAAATTGACGGGTAGCAGTATCTTCAAGATGATGGGCCTCGTCTAAAATAAGTGAATCATAAGAAGGAATAATCTGATGACTTAATCGTATGTCGGTTAATAAAAGCGAGTGGTTTGTGACAATAATATCCGCATCTCTCGCCTGCTGTTTGGCCCGCTGGTAATAGTCCCTTGTAAACCACGGACATTTCGGTGTGGTGCACGAAATGCCATCACTGGATACATCCATCCAAAAACGGTAATTTGTTGATGCAAGATTCACTTCCTCAACATCGCCTGTATCGGTTTCAAGAATCCAGATCAACAGTTGTGCTTTCGCAACAGCTCTGTCGTAATGGTCGTTTGTATCTTCCGCCAAGAGATTTTCCAGTTTCTGCAGACATAAATAGTGGCCACGCCCCTTTAGGAGCGATGCATGTACAGGGAACGGAAAAATATCTTTTATGACTGCCCATTCCTTGTTGAGCATTTGGGACTGTAGCTGAATCGTTTCTGTACTGATGACCACAGGTTGATCGTGCTTTACTGCGTGAATAACTGCAGGGATGAGATATGCCAACGTTTTTCCTGTTCCGGTACCGGCCTCAACAAGACCAATTTGATCGTGCTTAAAAACGTCTTCAACAAATTTCATCATATCCATTTGGGTACTTCGCAGCTCAAAACCCGGAATACTTTGCTTCATCAGTTCCTCGTTCTCAATGATATCAGTTGCGTTTTCAATAATCGATTCCGCACGAGACGATACTTCGTCTTTCCGGTGAGGATGAACGGATTTGATGGCCATTCCACGATATCGGTCAAAACCGAACGCAACCGTATGCTGCCGGCATTCTCTCAGAATTTCAGTGATATCACTTTTGAAATGAGGTGAGAGCGATATAAGGTGATCGAGTGTTTCCGAGGGCAGTCCGGAAATTTTATCAAACAGTTCATTGAACAGCGCCCTTGTTGCCTCCACATCACTGTCGGCCTGATGCGGAGCTGTGTGCGTTGCCTGAACAGTCTTGGCTAGATCTGATAAGCGGTAACTGTCTTCAGAGGGAAGACAGATTCTTGCAAGTTCAACCGTGTCAATCACGGGTCCCTGAAAAGAGGCATAACCGGCATCTTCAAGAGATTCGTTCAGGAATTTCAAATCGAATTCCACGTTATGGGCAACAAAATACGCTTCTTCAAGATCGGACAAAATCTCCGGAGCAACTTCTTCAAATAAAGGTGCATTCTTGAGATGCTCTCCTGAAATACCGGTCAGCGATTGAATAAAAGCCGGAACAGGCTTATCATAATTGATATATGTACTAAAACGTTTTAGCACCTCCTGATCCTCGAGGACCTGATAGGCGATCTGGATGATCCTGTCACCCTTGTCGTAGGCAACACCTGTCGTTTCCAAATCGAGTATGACGTAGCGATTCATATGGGTATCCTTCTTTCTTCGACCTTCTGTCTGATTTTACTCCTGTTTAAGTATAGCAAAAAGAGCCCGTTCGGGTCACTGCCGAAATCAGGCTCTCTTTTATTTAACGATATGTCGCTTCCGGTTCAGTTCCCATCATTTCTATGATGTCATTACAGTCGTCGAGTATGGCAACTTTCGGCTTGTGTTGACGGGCTTCTTCCTCAGTCATCATCTTGTAACTGATGATGATCACCTTATCACCAGGCTGAACAAGTCTTGCAGCCGCTCCGTTTAAACAAATGGTACCGGTTCCCGGCGTACCCGGTATGATATACGTTTCGAGTCGTGCACCATTATTATTATTCACAACCTGAACCTTTTCATTCTCGAACATGTTCACTGCATCGAGTAATATTGGATCGATCGTAATACTGCCTACATAATTTAAATCTGCCTGTGTCACCGTCGCCCGGTGCAGTTTGCCACTCATCATCTCTCTGTACATTATAAATCTCCTTTTTGAATCAGAATATTATCAATTAAACGAACCTGGCTGTATCGAACCGCTGCAGCGAGAAGCCACTCGCCGCTCGCAAAGTCATCCTCTTTCGAAAGATTCGGGAAAGAACGGCATTCAACATATTCAAGCTCCGCTGAAATGACCGTTTTCAGCTTTTCTTTTGCCAGGCTTTCCGCTTCTTCCGGCATGACGATTGTCTGATTCCTTATTTTCCTGGCAGTTTCTTTGAGGATTTGATATATGGCTGGCGCTTCTGTCCGTTCCTCTTCGGTCAACCTTACGTTTCTTGAGCTCATGGCCAACCCGTCTTCTTCTCGTACGATATTCCCCCGGATAATCGATACATCGAGATGATAGTTCTGAACCAGCCGTTCAATGACAGCCACCTGTTGTGCATCTTTCATTCCAAATGCTGCATAGTCCGGCTTTACAATTTGCAACAGCTTCATGACAACGGTCGCAACTCCGTCAAAATGACCTGGACGGGATGCGCCACAAAGCACATCCGCTCCCTCATGAACAATGATCTTTGAACCCATTGGACTTGGATACATTTCGTTGCCGTCAGGCATAAAGACAATATCCACGCCATTTTCTTCTGCAATCTTAATATCTCTCTTTGCATCCCTTGGGTACGAGTCAAAATCTTCTCCAGGACCAAACTGAAGAGGATTGACAAAAATACTCATCACAGTGACGTCTGCTGTTTTTTTGCAAGCGGATACGAGGGAGAGATGTCCATCATGC
This genomic window from [Bacillus] selenitireducens MLS10 contains:
- the dinG gene encoding ATP-dependent DNA helicase DinG; the protein is MNRYVILDLETTGVAYDKGDRIIQIAYQVLEDQEVLKRFSTYINYDKPVPAFIQSLTGISGEHLKNAPLFEEVAPEILSDLEEAYFVAHNVEFDLKFLNESLEDAGYASFQGPVIDTVELARICLPSEDSYRLSDLAKTVQATHTAPHQADSDVEATRALFNELFDKISGLPSETLDHLISLSPHFKSDITEILRECRQHTVAFGFDRYRGMAIKSVHPHRKDEVSSRAESIIENATDIIENEELMKQSIPGFELRSTQMDMMKFVEDVFKHDQIGLVEAGTGTGKTLAYLIPAVIHAVKHDQPVVISTETIQLQSQMLNKEWAVIKDIFPFPVHASLLKGRGHYLCLQKLENLLAEDTNDHYDRAVAKAQLLIWILETDTGDVEEVNLASTNYRFWMDVSSDGISCTTPKCPWFTRDYYQRAKQQARDADIIVTNHSLLLTDIRLSHQIIPSYDSLILDEAHHLEDTATRQFGHQQDYISVIQLVNALANDEQQSFLSGALYKKLSSSLREKYQELQRISESLHERWNQLFMELHEYGTVGKAEKADTSRRSKVIAMDDHTWKPVQEAIQETDGAFRHLITSFRKLLFEIENEADEKGYLNSLERDIENLSTASQAFEDEYETFYHLYHSQDEKQVIWMELEERGPRQSITIRSAPVDVSETLADQLFSSKKRVILTSATMTVKSSFDYVIERFGLTDFDLAVKQLPSPFQYEKQVGLFVPEDMPMIQGTSDRAYAEACAYHIFRLSGATEGRMLVLFTSYDMLRKTYYAVRDMLDDTYMLIAQGVQTASRQKLIKHFQQFDRSILFGTSSFWEGVDIPGDNLSAIVMVRLPFSPPNDPVFQARSEAVKEQGKNAFMHLALPQAVLRFKQGFGRLIRSSTDRGAVIVLDRRMVTTRYGHFFAKSLQDVAVNRMDMDEIIKELPSWLNPVSTEEE
- the panD gene encoding aspartate 1-decarboxylase; the protein is MYREMMSGKLHRATVTQADLNYVGSITIDPILLDAVNMFENEKVQVVNNNNGARLETYIIPGTPGTGTICLNGAAARLVQPGDKVIIISYKMMTEEEARQHKPKVAILDDCNDIIEMMGTEPEATYR
- the panC gene encoding pantoate--beta-alanine ligase, producing MRVITEVQKMKFEIETQKKRNRSIGFVPTMGYLHDGHLSLVSACKKTADVTVMSIFVNPLQFGPGEDFDSYPRDAKRDIKIAEENGVDIVFMPDGNEMYPSPMGSKIIVHEGADVLCGASRPGHFDGVATVVMKLLQIVKPDYAAFGMKDAQQVAVIERLVQNYHLDVSIIRGNIVREEDGLAMSSRNVRLTEEERTEAPAIYQILKETARKIRNQTIVMPEEAESLAKEKLKTVISAELEYVECRSFPNLSKEDDFASGEWLLAAAVRYSQVRLIDNILIQKGDL